The Papaver somniferum cultivar HN1 chromosome 6, ASM357369v1, whole genome shotgun sequence genome segment GTTTGCTTTCATTGAGAATAAATGATCTGGTGTATGTCCAGTACAATTTGAAGTTGGAGCAACAAAAAATTAAAGTTAAAACAAGGCGACATAACATTGATGCTCACCACGTTCATAGTCTACTGAGGGATGACAATATGCTTTACTGGATAACGGGGGAAGACGAAACACTGGTTTTACCTCAAGAAGAACAATGGTCAAATATGCTGGAAGAAGAAGCCGTTAATAATCCAGAGCATGTCCCTCTACCATACAACTGGCATGATTCTGAAGTTCAAATCCCATACGAAAGGTTCCCGGTGAgtgactttgtttatgactttggtaatTTTTCATTTGGAAACAATACACAAGGTTATGATAATGTGAATCCAACATATGATTCTCATTACACTTCTGATCGCTCTGACCATGGTGTTCAATATATGAAtgaaggatataattgtaatatTGATAACAATAATGAAGTAGATAACAATGATGATGAAAATGAAGAAGGTTATGATGACGATAATGAAggttattatgatgatgatactTGTGCAAACGAAGATAGCTAGTACCCCCACGACGATGACTATGATGTGGAAAGGAACCGCCGAGAAAATGAAGAATACATGAATAAATCAAAAAAAAGGTGGTGGCCGTAGTTGGTTCGCGTAGCTTTTTAAATGATGAACACTAGTTtaataatccttttttttttatatttgaagTTTTTAATCATGTAGTTACTTTCGCTGTATCATTTAAAAAAAGTTTAATTCGAAGTTTTACACTTTCaatccagagaaagaaaaaatatttaaaaaatggTAAAAAAAGTTATTTACACGATTATAACGTGCGATAACAGGAAAACAATACTAAAAAACgcacgttaaaatgttatttagaagaaaaaaacattcaaactaattttaggaaaacggttataacgtgtATGAAAACTGAAAAACGGTCCTAAAAAACTGAAGTTATTTATCGGCCTTATAAAGGCACAGGTTCCGGAGACCCTCATGGCCACGGCATATGAGTGTGACGGGTGTTTTTCAGTAAAAACGAGATTTTTTACTGCTTAGATTTCGGTAAAAACgggtgtttttcaaaccttggtttTAATCCATAAAAGAATTTCTGCTTAGATTTCGACATCTTCTTCTTGTCACGAAACTCCACTAGTTGATCACTTCATCAACAAGAAGGGAACTGAAAGGAAGATCTTAAATATGATCAAAAATAATCACTCCTTTAATTATACTTCAGGCACAAGAGACGATAACTATCATTCGGAGATTGTACATGAGCATCTTTTTGATCGCCCAACTTCTTGGTAATAACAAATTGGAACCATCATGTCATGTACATATCTTGTGATAGGTCAAGTAACAGATAAGTATGTCTTTTCTTTTTGTGACTTGGTTTTATTGTGACTCTTCCTTTTATATGTCTTATCAGATATTTTCTTGTGAAGTCCTTCTTATATTAAagagacatttggaaacttctGATATCATGTTGAGTTTCGCTACATAATATTGAAATGTTTATATGGCATAAAGTCACATGTGGTGTCTTGTCTATCTTCCCCGCAGCTGATTAAAGTCAGTTTGACTTGATGCTACCACATCATCTGCTAGTCCGAAATTTTATAACTCGATGCGGGTATCAAAAAATCTTATGCTATTAACAGACTATCTCCTGTCTAACTATCTTCTAAATAAGAGACCAGAACAGGATCATGGGAATAATTGTTTTCTAAGATACCAGAACAGTATCCTTAACAAGCCAAGTTGAGAATGCTCTTAGATTGATTAATGACATTTAAACTAAGGTTTGTGTTTTAATAAAAACTCAACCATCATTTATCAGAAGTTTTTGGGGGAACACATTCCATTGGGTAAATTACAAATATATAGATATTATTAGTACAAGGTACAACAAGAACAAGAGAAGTCAAAGAGAATGGACCAAACCTTGACCATCTCACAAAGAAAACATCCCAACTTTATCAAGAATAGAACCACGACCTTACTTATCTTCTTTCATCCACTAGCTTAGTTATGGCTTCCACGGCTCTTCACTTCCTATCTCATCGGAAAACTCTCAACCATACCTACACTATTCCAACCTCTCTAATTACTGCGACTCGATCAGAGATATTATTCTCCGGCAGTCGTTTCGCCTGCCTTGGACACATCAAATGCACTTCAAATCCAGCTCCTCAAAAGATTAGCAATTTCCCAGACTCAAATTCAGAACTGGAAACAGAAAATAAAGAAGACCAGCTAGACATAGAGAAGCGACGGAAATCGGAAATTATCCGAGACAGGAAATCTAGACTGGGTCTGGTGAAACCTGAACCCAAGAATTTCGAAATAGGATGGAAGAGAACCAAAGAGATATTGGTGGAGAAGCCGAAGGGG includes the following:
- the LOC113287848 gene encoding uncharacterized protein LOC113287848 — encoded protein: MASTALHFLSHRKTLNHTYTIPTSLITATRSEILFSGSRFACLGHIKCTSNPAPQKISNFPDSNSELETENKEDQLDIEKRRKSEIIRDRKSRLGLVKPEPKNFEIGWKRTKEILVEKPKGYVIADYLEKLEGLMERGDFGSTELLAKTGEIVAEAAREEAEVLREEGVEDRLITELSRVLRLMEMDLAMIKASVKEETLKERIEQAKARCRQAILVANSF